Proteins found in one Cheilinus undulatus linkage group 9, ASM1832078v1, whole genome shotgun sequence genomic segment:
- the LOC121515593 gene encoding FERM domain-containing protein 5 isoform X2, translating into MKSQPPFTMCLRVKFYPPEPAALKEEITRYLVFLQIKRDLYHGRLLCKTSDAAMLAAHILQAEIGDYDPGKHPEGYSSKFQFFPKHSEKLERRIADLHKTELIGQTPETSERNFLQKAQMLETYGVDPHPCKDVSGNPAFLAFTPFGFVVLQGNKRVHFLKWNDVTKLKFEGKTFHVYANQKEIILTYFAPTPEACKHLWKCGVENQAFYKLEKSSQVRTVSSSNLFFKGSRFRYSGRVAKEVMESSAKIKREPPEIHRAGLVPSRSCPSITHGPRLSSVPRTRRRAVHISIMEGLESLRDSAHSTPVRSVSHGESFIPRSRSQATDSSEGTAVISDETYSPSDSVLPTPVAEHSMELAVSRQINGAPCSIEEEKESEAGTPMHGEGGDFGADSRSAQEGAGGDLALSEVEQVNKFVLSVLRLLLVTIGLLFVLLLLLIILTESDLDIAFLRDIRQTPEFEQFHYEYFCPLRRWFACKLRWVGGLLINK; encoded by the exons ATGAAAT CTCAGCCTCCATTCACCATGTGTCTGAGAGTCAAGTTCTACCCTCCAGAGCCCGCTGCTCTTAAAGAGGAAATCACTCG ATATCTTGTCTTCCTTCAAATCAAGAGAGACCTCTACCACGGTCGGCTCCTGTGCAAAACGTCGGACGCGGCCATGCTTGCTGCCCACATCCTTCAAG CTGAGATTGGTGATTACGACCCTGGGAAGCATCCTGAAGGCTACAGCTCCAAATTCCAGTTCTTCCCTAAACATTCAGAGAAGCTTGAACGCCGAATTGCAGACTTACACAAGACAGAGCTGAT TGGACAGACACCTGAAACATCAGAGAGAAATTTCCTACAGAAAGCCCAGATGCTGGAGACATATGGTGTTGATCCGCATCCATGCAAG GATGTGTCTGGGAACCCAGCCTTCCTTGCTTTCACACCATTTGGTTTTGTGGTGCTTCAGGGAAACAAGAGAGTTCATTTTCTCAAATG GAACGACGTGACCAAATTGAAGTTTGAAGGCAAGACTTTCCATGTATATGCAAATCAGAAGGAG ATCATCTTGACTTACTTTGCACCCACGCCGGAGGCATGCAAGCACCTTTGGAAGTGTGGAGTGGAGAACCAAGCTTTCTATAA ACTTGAGAAGTCAAGTCAGGTTCGCACCGTGTCCAGCAGCAACCTGTTCTTCAAGGGCAGCCGTTTCCGCTACAG TGGACGAGTGGCAAAAGAGGTGATGGAGTCGAGTGCCAAAATCAAACGCGAACCTCCAGAAATACACAG GGCTGGCCTTGTGCCTAGCAGAAGTTGCCCGTCCATCACCCACGGGCCTCGGCTCAGCAGTGTACCTCGCACGCGTCGACGAGCAGTGCACATATCTATCATGGAAG GTCTGGAATCATTGCGTGACAGTGCCCACTCCACACCGGTGCGTTCAGTGTCCCATGGGGAATCGTTCATACCACGCTCCCGGAGCCAGGCCACAGACAGCAGTGAGGGCACCGCCGTGATCTCAGATGAGACCTACAGCCCTTCTGACAGCGTGCTGCCAACCCCGGTGGCTGAGCATAGCATGGAGCTTGCTGTGTCTCGGCAGATCAACGGGGCACCCTGCAGCATCGAGGAGGAGAAGGAGTCGGAGGCAGGCACCCCCATGCATGGGGAGGGGGGTGATTTTGGTGCGGACAGTAGATCTGCACAGGAGGGTGCAGGGGGGGACTTGGCCCTCAGCGAGGTGGAACAGGTGAATAAATTTGTCTTAAGTGTCCTCCGTTTGCTCCTTGTGACCATTGGACTCCTCTTTGTcttgctcctcctcctcatcatcctcaCAGAGTCAGACCTTGACATTGCATTTTTACGTGATATCCGCCAGACCCCTGAGTTTGAGCAGTTCCATTACGAATACTTTTGTCCCCTCAGGCGGTGGTTTGCCTGCAAGCTCCGCTGGGTGGGCGGGTTGCTCATTAACAAGTGA